The following are from one region of the Bradyrhizobium sediminis genome:
- a CDS encoding TRAP transporter large permease: protein MSSLFIFGLLIALMLTGMPISIALGMTVLTFIYTMTNVPTESVALKLFTGIDNFEIMAIPFFILAGNFLTHGGVARRMINFATSMVGHWHGGLGLAGVMACALFAAVSGSSPATVIAIGSIMMPAMVKQGFPKRFGAGVITTSGALGILIPPSIVMVIYCVATGGSVALDPAGLRVSSASVGQMFMAGVIPGIMLATLLGLTTFYRAWKNDYPRLPRASWTERFVAFQKCMWGLLLILIVLGGIYAGLFTPTEAAAVSAVYAFVIAVFVYKDMGLRDVPKVLLGSANMSAMILYIITNAVLFSFLMANENIPQHIAAWITSVGVDWIIFLLIVNVLLLIAGNVMEASSIVLIMAPILFPVAVKLGIHPVHLGILMVVNMEVGMCHPPVGLNLYVASGIAKMGITELTIAVWPWLLTMLIFLGVVTYVPEISLWLPRALGML, encoded by the coding sequence ATGAGCAGCCTATTCATCTTCGGACTCCTGATCGCGCTGATGCTGACGGGCATGCCGATCTCGATTGCGCTCGGCATGACGGTTCTGACCTTCATCTACACGATGACGAATGTCCCGACCGAGTCGGTGGCGCTGAAACTGTTTACCGGCATCGACAATTTCGAGATCATGGCGATCCCGTTCTTCATTCTTGCCGGCAACTTCCTGACCCATGGCGGCGTCGCGCGCCGCATGATCAATTTTGCCACTTCGATGGTCGGGCACTGGCACGGCGGGCTGGGTCTCGCGGGCGTGATGGCCTGCGCACTGTTCGCCGCGGTGTCGGGCTCGTCGCCGGCGACCGTGATCGCGATCGGCTCGATCATGATGCCGGCGATGGTGAAGCAGGGTTTCCCCAAGCGCTTCGGCGCCGGCGTCATCACCACCTCCGGCGCGCTCGGCATCCTGATCCCGCCATCGATCGTGATGGTGATCTATTGCGTGGCGACCGGCGGCAGCGTCGCACTCGATCCCGCCGGCCTTCGTGTCTCGTCGGCTTCGGTCGGACAGATGTTCATGGCGGGCGTCATCCCCGGTATCATGCTGGCGACGCTGCTCGGACTGACGACGTTCTACCGCGCCTGGAAGAACGACTATCCGCGATTGCCGCGCGCGAGCTGGACCGAGCGCTTTGTTGCATTCCAGAAATGCATGTGGGGGCTGCTGCTGATCCTGATCGTGCTCGGCGGGATCTATGCCGGCCTGTTCACGCCGACCGAAGCTGCAGCCGTCAGCGCGGTCTATGCCTTCGTCATCGCGGTGTTCGTGTACAAGGACATGGGGCTCAGGGACGTGCCCAAGGTCCTGCTCGGCTCCGCCAATATGAGCGCGATGATTCTCTACATCATCACCAATGCGGTGCTGTTCTCGTTCCTGATGGCGAATGAGAATATTCCGCAGCACATCGCCGCGTGGATCACGTCGGTCGGCGTCGACTGGATCATCTTCCTGCTGATCGTCAACGTGCTGCTGCTGATCGCCGGCAATGTGATGGAGGCGTCCTCGATCGTGCTGATCATGGCGCCGATCCTGTTTCCGGTGGCGGTCAAGCTCGGGATTCACCCGGTGCATCTGGGCATCCTGATGGTCGTCAACATGGAAGTCGGCATGTGCCACCCGCCGGTCGGGCTCAACCTCTATGTGGCGTCGGGTATCGCCAAGATGGGCATCACCGAACTGACGATCGCGGTATGGCCTTGGCTCTTGACCATGCTGATCTTCCTCGGCGTCGTCACCTACGTGCCGGAAATCTCGCTGTGGCTGCCGCGCGCGCTCGGCATGCTCTGA